The Hymenobacter sp. DG01 sequence GCACCTGCTGCACGTCAGCACCGATTTTATTTTCAGTGGAGAAGAAGGCCCGCTGGCGGAAGATGCCGCGCCGGGACCCGTGAATTTCTACGGGGAAAGCAAGCTGGCCGCCGAGCAGTTGGTGCAGGGCTGCCGTGCCCCCTGGGCCATTCTGCGTACCGTGCTGGTGTACGGGGTAGCCCACGAATACGGTCGGACCAACCTTGTGCTTTGGGTCCGCGACTCTCTGCGGGCCGGCAAGACAATTAAAGTAGTGGACGACCAGTACCGGACGCCTACTCTGGCCGAGGATCTGGCGTTGGGGTGCTGGCTGGCTGCCCGCCACAATGCCACTGGCATTTACCACATCAGCGGGCGGGAAATGCTCACCCCCTACCAAATGGCGCTGCAAACCGCCGCTTTCTTTCAGCTGGATAGCCGCCTGATTGAGCGGGTCGATGCCAGCACGTTCACCCAGCCTGCCCGCCGTCCGGCCCGCACGGGCTTTATCATTCAGAAGGCTGAGCAGGAGCTAGGGTACCAGCCGCGCTCCTTCACCGAAGGCATAGCCCTGCTGGCCCAGCAAACGCAGACGCCGAACTGAGGTAGCTATTCCGGCTTTTGCTGCATTTCTACGGTTTAGGCTACCCCTGTAAACGCAAAAAACCCACAGACAACGTCTGCGGGATTTTCACACACCTATTGCAACAACCTATTAGTAGCGAAGCAAGCGGCGAGCAACTGCCGGGCTTCGCACTGTATTCTTAAGTAAGCCACCGAGAGAAAGTCCCTTTGCCGGGTATCGGTAGCAGAAAACTCTATTGGATCTGATGCAGGAACCCCAAGACCGATTGTCTTGGGCAGCACGTTGGCACCTTAGCGCCAAGCGGAAATAGCAGCAGAAATACAAAGAGCTGAAGAACCTCAATACCGGTTATCAGTACCGGTCTAGCTGTTCCACATGTCAATATTAGGGCCCTAATAAGGGGTTGTAAAGGGCACTTTGCCCAAAATTGTGACTTGTATAATTAGGTAATAGAATAGGCTTGGTTTAATGCGAATAAGAGGCCTACAGAAAACAGATATGAATAGCAGTCTGATAATGATGAATTTGATGAAGCAATAGTTGCCCGCATTTTTACCAACAATGGTTAAAAAAGCGCCCAATTTGTGACATAAGAGTGCGCCGGCGGGGCTATGTTTTTTGCCGACTGAGGTACTGGAGGCTCACTATAGTGAAAATAAG is a genomic window containing:
- a CDS encoding SDR family oxidoreductase; protein product: MKLLVTGSNGLLGQKVVALLHQQPGLELVATSRGANKLAGLFPAVRFVALDVTDPAQVQRVVAAEKPTHLLHTAAMTNVDECELQQAACWQQNVTVVQHLIEACEQHQVHLLHVSTDFIFSGEEGPLAEDAAPGPVNFYGESKLAAEQLVQGCRAPWAILRTVLVYGVAHEYGRTNLVLWVRDSLRAGKTIKVVDDQYRTPTLAEDLALGCWLAARHNATGIYHISGREMLTPYQMALQTAAFFQLDSRLIERVDASTFTQPARRPARTGFIIQKAEQELGYQPRSFTEGIALLAQQTQTPN